One Geminocystis sp. M7585_C2015_104 genomic window carries:
- a CDS encoding DNA phosphorothioation system restriction enzyme — MPTQGFLSFPLFHPSQIDWDNLVTQINRGNRLALAEKRSRYSPSSSSGFPQFPPDLVLRDYQREAIINWFKNHGRGTLKMATGSGKTITALAIATELYQRIGLKILLIICPFRHLVTQWEKEAKRFNLLPILAFENASDWQNILTQQLYLLNHNLQEFLTVIVTNSTFITDRFQSLIPYFHPKTLIVGDEAHNLGTPRFLSVLPSSIGLRLALSATPERHFDDGGTELLIDYFGKVLQPEFTIGEAIKKGALVEYNYYPIMVELTYEEAIKYARITQKIGWAISDGEDIEYSPRLRSLLLQRARLVAVAENKLIALRNLMRERREMKPTLFYCGDGNVSQNTRQLEAVTQILGKELNYKVNTYTAETPTEERERIKRQLVDGELDGIVAIRCLDEGVDIPMIANAVILASSTNPRQFIQRRGRILRPYPGKKEANIFDMIVLPPLMERDAWAVERSLLKRELARLVEFARLAKNSDSAYNLLGKIYNLIEGED, encoded by the coding sequence ATGCCAACTCAGGGTTTTTTATCCTTCCCCCTTTTCCACCCTTCTCAGATTGATTGGGATAATCTAGTAACACAAATAAATAGGGGAAACAGACTAGCATTAGCGGAAAAGAGAAGTAGATATTCTCCTTCTTCTAGCAGTGGTTTTCCCCAGTTTCCCCCTGATTTAGTTTTAAGAGATTACCAACGGGAAGCAATAATCAACTGGTTTAAGAATCATGGCAGGGGTACACTTAAAATGGCTACTGGCAGTGGTAAAACTATTACTGCCCTTGCTATTGCTACTGAGTTGTACCAGAGAATCGGCCTAAAAATCCTCCTAATAATTTGTCCATTTCGTCATCTAGTCACCCAGTGGGAAAAGGAGGCAAAAAGATTCAATCTCCTTCCCATTTTGGCTTTTGAAAATGCATCTGATTGGCAGAATATCCTGACTCAACAGCTGTATTTACTAAACCATAATCTCCAGGAATTCCTTACAGTAATTGTCACTAATTCAACTTTTATTACTGACAGATTCCAGTCTCTAATACCCTATTTCCACCCCAAAACATTGATTGTCGGTGACGAAGCCCATAATTTGGGCACTCCCCGTTTTCTTAGTGTTTTGCCCAGCAGTATTGGGTTAAGACTAGCCTTGAGTGCGACTCCAGAAAGACATTTTGATGACGGGGGCACAGAATTATTAATAGACTATTTTGGTAAGGTTTTACAACCCGAGTTTACTATAGGTGAGGCCATCAAAAAAGGAGCCCTTGTGGAATACAACTACTATCCGATAATGGTAGAATTAACCTACGAAGAAGCGATAAAATATGCTAGGATAACTCAGAAGATAGGCTGGGCTATATCAGATGGAGAAGACATAGAATATAGTCCTCGTTTGAGGAGTCTATTGTTGCAAAGGGCGCGTCTGGTGGCAGTAGCAGAAAATAAATTAATAGCCCTAAGAAATTTAATGAGAGAAAGAAGAGAAATGAAACCTACTCTGTTTTACTGTGGGGATGGGAATGTCAGTCAAAACACAAGACAACTAGAGGCAGTAACTCAAATTCTGGGCAAGGAATTAAACTACAAAGTCAATACTTACACTGCTGAAACTCCCACGGAGGAAAGGGAAAGAATTAAAAGGCAACTAGTGGATGGGGAATTGGATGGAATTGTAGCCATTAGATGTTTGGATGAGGGAGTAGACATTCCCATGATTGCCAATGCAGTAATTCTTGCCAGTAGCACAAATCCCCGTCAATTTATTCAAAGAAGGGGGAGGATTTTACGCCCATATCCTGGTAAGAAAGAGGCCAATATCTTTGATATGATAGTCTTGCCCCCACTGATGGAAAGGGATGCTTGGGCGGTAGAAAGGAGTCTACTGAAAAGAGAGTTGGCAAGGCTAGTGGAATTTGCTAGGCTGGCAAAAAACTCCGACTCAGCCTACAATCTGCTAGGAAAAATATACAATCTCATCGAG
- a CDS encoding Crp/Fnr family transcriptional regulator, protein MLLNHPLPVANRRLHFYEKAEEIPLPPQGVWQVSRGIVQLYSVNRRGEETVLGWAQPGNFFGSWFTNLRNLQARALSEVYLQWFSQPELLENPLLCQQVLRESITRIRQSEQLLVIASLKRVEHKLIRLLKLLAQYLGEKEETNAHTVIPVRITHQMMASAIGTTRVTVTRLLGELQKKGIIAFNSQRYLVIYNSLLDANVDEV, encoded by the coding sequence ATGTTACTAAATCATCCCCTCCCAGTGGCCAACCGGAGACTGCATTTCTACGAGAAGGCAGAAGAAATCCCCCTCCCCCCCCAGGGAGTTTGGCAGGTAAGTCGCGGCATAGTCCAATTATACAGTGTCAACCGTAGGGGAGAAGAAACCGTATTGGGTTGGGCACAACCGGGTAACTTTTTTGGCAGCTGGTTTACCAATCTACGTAATTTACAAGCCAGGGCCCTATCTGAAGTCTACCTGCAATGGTTTTCCCAGCCAGAATTATTAGAAAACCCCCTTTTATGTCAACAAGTCTTGCGGGAGAGTATAACTAGAATTAGACAATCTGAACAACTTTTGGTTATTGCCAGCCTTAAAAGGGTGGAACATAAACTAATACGACTTTTAAAACTACTTGCCCAATATTTGGGGGAAAAAGAAGAGACAAATGCCCACACTGTCATACCGGTGAGAATTACTCATCAGATGATGGCTAGTGCTATCGGTACTACAAGAGTCACCGTCACTCGTCTGTTGGGGGAATTACAGAAAAAAGGGATTATTGCCTTTAACTCTCAACGCTATCTTGTGATTTACAATTCCCTTTTAGACGCCAACGTTGACGAGGTTTAA